A DNA window from Bdellovibrio sp. BCCA contains the following coding sequences:
- a CDS encoding LysR family transcriptional regulator, with amino-acid sequence MDLNLIHLRYFVSAAKLGSLAASAKENHVTQSAVSQGIRKLEEALGCDLLIHQKNRFKLTQEGEALLSKAESLFLQVTELKEHLRSTANEISGDVTLATSATIAQFVLPSVIKKAKDSHPLLKPVIQIGDVAFILNEVKKGRAELGIVIDDGNVRGVEKKLIQEGAFCCVQSSSQKYSDKAPFMATRESPGVEELKKIYKKKFSKLPEIAVEVESWEAIIGMVQQGLGVGFVPDLVLSQHQNIKEVAHLAELGQKIKYKTYLIHKGEQQLSRQGKVFYQKLLSTLV; translated from the coding sequence ATGGATTTAAATCTGATTCACCTTCGCTACTTCGTTTCAGCGGCAAAACTCGGCAGCCTTGCTGCCTCCGCAAAAGAAAATCACGTGACTCAATCTGCAGTGAGCCAGGGGATTCGTAAGTTAGAGGAGGCCTTAGGTTGCGATCTTCTTATTCATCAAAAAAACCGTTTTAAGCTGACTCAAGAAGGAGAGGCTCTGCTTTCAAAAGCTGAAAGCCTGTTTTTACAGGTCACGGAACTTAAAGAACACCTTCGAAGTACGGCGAATGAAATCAGTGGCGACGTTACTTTGGCAACTTCAGCCACCATTGCACAATTTGTTTTACCTTCTGTGATTAAGAAAGCAAAGGACTCTCATCCCCTTCTTAAGCCTGTCATTCAAATTGGTGATGTCGCTTTTATTCTAAATGAAGTGAAAAAGGGCCGAGCCGAATTAGGCATTGTGATTGATGACGGAAACGTTCGCGGTGTCGAAAAAAAACTTATTCAGGAAGGCGCTTTTTGCTGTGTTCAATCGAGCAGCCAGAAATATTCAGACAAAGCTCCATTTATGGCAACACGCGAGAGTCCCGGCGTTGAGGAATTAAAGAAAATTTATAAAAAGAAATTTTCAAAGCTTCCTGAAATTGCGGTGGAAGTGGAAAGCTGGGAAGCCATTATTGGTATGGTTCAGCAAGGTCTGGGCGTGGGCTTCGTTCCAGATTTGGTATTATCACAACATCAAAATATCAAAGAGGTCGCTCACCTTGCGGAACTCGGTCAGAAAATAAAATACAAAACTTACCTCATCCACAAAGGAGAGCAGCAGCTCTCCCGCCAAGGAAAAGTTTTTTATCAAAAGCTTTTAAGCACTCTAGTTTGA
- a CDS encoding MFS transporter has product MNKWKWQFWLVFAAAFSVFFAIAVLIPVLPLFIHEKLRLGDVAVGVIMGLQPTGAVGSRLLVGRATSKFGIWRTLAFGTSLCALGSLLFLLPASDVVFGVARFLQGFGEGFTFTAGTTWVIATAPKEQKGKLVSLFGLSLWLGATIGPMVGGFINSVQGFLAVVAAAILPPSIFGVVAFFQESIPLGSSEDKSVEWIPKESLAPGYTLALASTGFVAVSTFGALYFSSRSWNYGAWMVVAYGLGFVLMRVFGGHWIDRYSSSRVAASSASLAALGMLCVVVSPFWLLTVFGSLLGGLGLALMYPALAIESVRGVEPARQGNVLGWYTAFWDLSLLGSNFLFGWLAAQKGYPSVFLVSCLASVLCVVFVATRSQTRVLKSF; this is encoded by the coding sequence ATGAACAAGTGGAAGTGGCAGTTCTGGCTTGTCTTTGCAGCTGCGTTTTCAGTTTTCTTCGCTATTGCAGTTTTAATTCCGGTTCTTCCGCTGTTCATTCATGAAAAGCTTCGTTTGGGAGATGTCGCTGTCGGCGTTATTATGGGCTTGCAACCGACGGGAGCCGTGGGATCGCGACTTCTTGTGGGACGAGCGACGTCTAAATTTGGAATCTGGCGAACGCTGGCATTTGGAACAAGTCTTTGTGCTTTAGGCAGTCTTCTTTTTCTTCTTCCGGCTTCGGATGTGGTCTTTGGTGTCGCTCGTTTTCTGCAAGGCTTCGGCGAAGGTTTTACTTTTACCGCGGGAACGACCTGGGTGATTGCGACAGCACCTAAAGAGCAAAAAGGAAAACTGGTCAGCCTCTTCGGACTTTCTTTATGGTTGGGTGCAACGATAGGTCCTATGGTCGGCGGATTTATTAACAGTGTTCAGGGATTTTTAGCGGTGGTGGCTGCCGCCATTCTTCCGCCATCCATCTTCGGAGTTGTTGCATTCTTCCAGGAAAGCATTCCTCTTGGTTCTTCTGAAGATAAATCAGTGGAATGGATTCCTAAAGAATCTTTGGCTCCCGGATATACTTTGGCATTAGCTTCCACGGGCTTCGTCGCGGTTTCTACATTCGGTGCCTTGTATTTCTCTTCACGCTCTTGGAATTATGGCGCCTGGATGGTTGTGGCTTACGGTTTGGGATTTGTTCTGATGCGAGTTTTCGGAGGACATTGGATTGATCGCTACAGTAGTTCGCGTGTGGCTGCAAGTTCCGCGTCGTTAGCGGCATTAGGAATGCTCTGTGTGGTTGTGTCTCCATTTTGGCTCTTGACGGTGTTTGGATCTTTATTGGGAGGACTTGGTTTGGCGCTCATGTATCCTGCGCTAGCGATTGAATCTGTGCGCGGTGTGGAACCTGCTCGCCAAGGCAATGTACTTGGTTGGTACACGGCTTTCTGGGATCTCTCACTTTTAGGAAGTAATTTCCTTTTTGGTTGGCTCGCAGCTCAAAAAGGTTATCCGTCCGTATTTCTGGTAAGCTGTTTGGCTTCTGTTCTTTGCGTTGTTTTTGTTGCGACACGTTCTCAAACTAGAGTGCTTAAAAGCTTTTGA